In Candidatus Methylomirabilota bacterium, the genomic stretch CGGAGGGTGCCTCGTCGTTCCGATATCCTTTAAACACATGCACGTCGACGTAGAGAAACGGACCCTCGTCGGGATCCAGTCCCTGGCGTTCCAGCCGAGCCTCCACCACCTCGGCGTCCTTGAACTTATTAAATTTCTTGGGTCGCCCCCATTACTTGACGGCGACTCCCGCAACATGCGGCGCCACGAACGGAAGCGCCGGCGGAAAAGGGACACGGAAGCCCTCCAATTCCACGGATCGAAAACCCGCATTCTGGATTGCGGCTCCTGTTTCCCGGTCGGGCCGACAGCCATCGGCGAAGCCACTCCAGATGGGCCGCATGACACGTTGCCAGCGACGCAGCCATGTTCCTTGCGGGGCTGCAACGTGTTCAATGAAATAGAACTTACCACCTGGCTTGAGCACACGAAGAGCCTCGTTCAATACCTGTTGCGGATCGCGAACCGAACACAGCACTAAAGTACACAGCACCGCATCGACACTGGCATCATCCACATCGATGCCCTCTGCAGTCGCGACGCGGAATTCTGCTTCTACCCCGTGACTCGCGGCTTTCTCCCGGAGCTGCGGGTGCATATAGGGATTGGGCTCAATCCCGATCCACTTGCACCCTTGCGAGAGGTACCCAAGATTCGCCCCCGTTCCCGGCCCGATCTCCATTACAGTAGTGGGCAGCTCTGCGAATAACGCCTGTTTCCGCTGGGAGATGTACGCTTCGTACTTCTCCATGATCTTGTTGTACCAGCGGGCGAATAGCCACTTTCGCAAGCTCGCGCAACCTCCTTACTCTAAGCGAGCCGAGCGTGCCTTTGCAGCCTATTTCCCCGGTCCTCACTCGGCGGGTGCCTATTGTACACCCGGAAATTACATATGACGAGTGCGGAAAGACACTCCGGTGGCGGGTAACTGGTTACGCAGAAGGGTCAGGAGAAGGAAGAGGCCGAGCGGGAAGCGTCTCGTACATTCGGACGGCTACGACGAACGCCGAGAGGAGCGACAGGATGGCGATGACGTGGATGGAGGCTGCCATGCCAAACAGGTCGGCCACCACGCCGGCCAGCAAGGCCCCGACGGCGTAGCCCAAGTCTCGCCAGAGGCGGTACACCCCCAGCGAGGTCGCCCGCCAATCCGGGTGGGCGACGTCGCTGATGGCCGCCAGCAGGACCGGGTAGACCATCGCCGTCCCGAGCCCCTGAAGCACCGCAGCGGCGATCCACCACGAATAGGTGGGTAAGAGGACCGTCATCCAAATCGCAAGGGCCTGAATGATCAGCCCGCCGACGATGAGTCTTTTTCGCCCAATCCGGTCGCTCAGGGGACCGGTGATGGGCTGCAGCAGCCCCCACACGGCGGGGTAGAGGGCCCTGATGACGCCGATGGCCGCAACGCCCAGCCCATATGATGAGAAGAAGAGGGGGTAAATCCCCCAGGACATCCCGACATTGTGATTGTTCACCAGCCCGGCCAGACTGCAAGAGGACAGGGCCCGCTCCTTCCACGTGGTCAGGGAGAAGATCTCCTTCACGGAAGGTTTCTCTTTGGCCTGGGGTTCGGGATTACCCGTCCCAGGGTTGCTCGGTGCCGCCCGCAGGCGGGCCTCGTAGCGGGCGTGCTCGATGGTCTCTCGTACAAAGAAAAGCGACACCAGGAGCCCCGCCACGGCAGTGCCAATGCCCAGGTAGAACGGCTCGGGCCGAAGGCCGTAGCGAGCGGCAATCTCGCCGGTGAGCCAGGCCGTGATCCCCACGGAGAAGTAGCCGGAGAACTCATTGAGCCCCATTGCCAGACCCCGCTGCCGCGGGCCGACGAGATCGATCTTCATGGTCACGGTCATCGACCAGGTCATAGCCTGGTTGATGCCGAGAAGCACGTTGGCCACGCCGATCCAAAACCATGCATTGGCGTAGATGATGATAAAGGGCACGGGCAGGCCGATAAGCCAGCCGATCACGAGCACCCCCCTGCGCCCCCAGGTTTCCGAGAGATAGCCTGCGAAGAAGTTGCAGAGGGCCTTGACCACGCCGAAAGTGATGATGAACGAGACGATGGCGGTCTTGGAGGCGAGGCCGAACTCCTGCTCGCCGATGAGGGGGACAACGGTGGTCTCCAGACCCACCAGGGAGCCAACAAAGGCCACCGTCAGGACCAGCAGCGAGAACTGCTGCCAATTTTCTTTGAGCCCCAGGCGGATCTCTTTCGCAGGCGGATTCACGTGAACCCCATGGTGTTACATGGCTCAGGCGGTGCCCTGATTCCTCCGCCGGATGGTGGCAAACCCCGGGGGCTGCCTTCCCCATCTCTAAGCCTGCGGGAAATAAGCGAATTGACCCCCAGCGAGCATTCTTCATGAGCCCAACCCATAGGTCAAATCAATAATTATGATATTCTCCATAGCCTACACCAATTTAAAACCGTGGCACTCACCCCAGATCGTTGGGTATGAAGGGCTTCCCTCCTACCAGAACACCCCGTACCAGGAGCATCCAGGCACACCATGGCTCACTCGATATTCTCGGGTTCTTGAAGGGATAGGTCTTCTTGGATCTGCTCAGGTGGGGCCTGTGGGGAGAATTCGTAATCAGCAGGTCAGGGGTTCGATGACAAGACGCGAGGGTGCACCTCTTGCCGGTGCTCCATACGACAGCCCCTCGACAGGCTCGGGCCAAAGCTCATGGCAAGCATCCATCATTTCTGCTGCGCTTCGCACTTGCGACACAAGCCCACAAGCCATTGACGATGTTCCAAGGACTTGCCGCATTTATCGCAATGGTCTATGCCATAGTAGTGAACGTTTCCTTCCGCTTGTGGTACATGTGTCGGCACCGCTGGAGCGAACATGGAACTCACGAGTGTATGGACCACCCGGGCCCGCTCCCAGATTTCCCGAAGCTGCTCCAGTCGCCTCTGAAGCTCCTGCTCAGCAGACTCGGCCTCCCTTTCAAACCGGGCGAACTCACTCTCGTCCCGTTGATAGATCTGTTCCAGAAATTGCGAGATGCGATTCATCAATTCGTGGGCAGGAATGGCCCGATCGTCTACCATTTTCAGCACCTCCTGCCGAAACCGATCTATCGTCGACAGAGGTGCCTTCGCCAGTTCTTTGAGCATCTGGATCATCAACTCGTTTTCAGCCCATTCAAGGGCCAGGTCCGTTTTCCCCACGGCGATCTCCCGCAGCGGTTTCTTTCCGCGAGCTCAGGTCGCTCCTAGCCCGCATTATTCACGAAACGGAGTGCCTTCGTGAATAATGCGCCTACAGGTGCGGCCTTGGCCGCACATGTAGGTTTCGATCCCGCCGCTGCGGCGGGACTCAAGACTAGCCCTGAGCGATGCCCCGGAAACGCGGGGCGGAGTCGAAGCCCGGAGGGCAGATTATTCGCCTCTTAGTGAATAATCCGGGCTAGCCCATACGCCTTCCTAAACGCAAAAAGCCTTCCCGGGGGATGCTCCGCCCGAGAAGGCGTCTGAATGTTTGGTGTACCTTCAATTGTGCCCGAACTGGGCTCGGGATTATTGATCGCCCCAGTTCCATAAGTCCGATGGCTGCCGGGAGCCGAAGATCGGTTAAGTATCCCCTACTGGGGTAGGAGTGTCAAGTTATAAGGATTTCTTGGGTGGAAGCGTGAACATGAAAAGGAGTCCCGCTGGCCTCGGCGATCGCTGCGAGCTTCAGGAAGATCGAAGCCGTCTGTGGCGCCTCGGTGGTCGAAATCTTACCCGAGATGACCAGCGCCACCCCCTCGGGGCCAGCGTGGAAGCCAGCGATCTTCGGCATGTCGGATTATTTCCGAAACCACACGTCGTGTAATCGCTCGCTCTGGGCGAGAAGTAGGCGACGCAGATCTGGCCCGAGGTAGTGCCGGATCGCTCCCTCGTCTTTCCCCTGCACGTATAAATCTTTTGAAAAGGCGGGATCCTCAGGAAAGTCTATGGTGCCTTTTAATGGTGGGCGGAAGCGCCCTTTGGAATAGACGCGGACGTAGGGGCTGGCCAGGCCGGGGATCACGTAGGCGTGCCAGTATCGCTCTGCATTGTACGTAAAGTTGCCCCGCACAGAATAGGCCTTGTAGAAACTGCGAAACTCGTAGACGAAGGCATCCTGTCCACCGACGTTGAACGAGAAGGCCCTCCCCGTCCTGTCGAGTTGCATAGGGAGCAGGAGGTCCGTGACTTGTCTGGTCACCGCGGGAAGGTCCGCCACTGGGTCGAGGCCAAGCCCCCCTCCGGCCTGGACGATCGCGTCGCGTTGGTGCTCTTCGGACTTTTGCAGGAGTCGCCCGCCTACGGTTATCACCATGAGGGGTCCGAAGACGATCAACAAAATTACAGGATCCACTGGCTTCCCCTTTGTGGCATTCCAAAACGGTAGTTCCGCATGGGGGTGCCTCGCACCCCTCGACAGGCTCGGGGCAAGCCCCTCACCGCGGCATGGAGGGGAGAGCAAAATGTATGCCAAGACCTTGACCCTCGGCACTCATCTGCTTGAGTCGATCCGCTGGCTTGCCCCAAGCCCGCCGAGGGGCTTGCCCTGAGCTTGTCGATGGGTTTAACGCCTGAAAAACAGGACCATTCCTCCGTGGGTGAACCCTCCCTGGTGAGAGCCATGGCCCTGCTGAAGGGGATGTCCGTGCTGGAAGTGGCGGCCGAAAAGGGGATCAGGGGAGATAACCGGGTGCTGGTCGATCTGGTGGGCGGAGTGGCTCAAGCGGTGCGGGAAGTGGAATACCCGGCCGGACTCGACGCTATGACGGCGTGGGAAAAATCGATGGCTCCAATGGACATTTGACGAGAAGCCTTCCATTGCCGCTACTCGACCCGGCACGGCAAGGACCACGAGGGCGACCAGGAAAATTCCGATAGTTATGAGATGTGGCAAACTTTTCTTCATCACACAATCCTCCCTGCTTCAGAAAACCGCCCAACCCTCCGGCAGGTTCCCAGATACCGGTGACAATCGTGTAACTGCTTGAAGTATAATGGATTATATGGTCGGCAAGCCTTGCCGGCGCGTACCTGACTTTCACTTCATGGTCAGGCGAGAATGGCGTGAAGCTTGACGGGTCAGGGGGACGCCAGCCGCTCGATCTCGGTCACGATGCGGTCAAGCTCCTCGACGATGCGGCCTGGGCCGGTCTCCCGAAACGCGGTGACGAGCGAGCGGTAGTACCATAAGGTCCCTTCTTTGTCGCCGTTGAACCTCACCCACAGGGCGTCCCCCACCCGCCGAAAGTCCGCGAGGATGGCTCGGGCGTTGTGGAGCTTATCAGCCGAGGATACCCGGCGCACGTCGGGGGACGCGTGCCGAATATCGGCAAGGTACTGTTCTTTTCGCTGGCGCCACGGGCGTTTTGGAACGGTATCAGAGTCGGTGCAGCCGTCCACGATCCGTGCGACGCGCTCACCGAATCGCCGGCGGATCGCCTCCAGGGTGGGCGGCCCCCCTTGATCCTCGACCGCGTCATGTAACAGAGCCGCGATGGCCTCATCTTCGTCGCCTCCATCTTCGAGGACGAGCGCGGCCACACTCATGAGATGGGCCATATACGGAATCCCGGTCCCCTTTCGCACCTGGGTGGCGTGCAAGGAGAAGGCGTACTGGAGGGCTTCGTCGAAACGCGGGGAGAGTTTCGGCGTGCTTGATCCTGTCCGGTCCATGCCTTCCGTTCCTATACAGTCCGATGCTAGGCCTCGGTGCGAGGAGGTGTCAAGGCCTTATTATCGGCCGTCGCGGCCTTGACAGGTGAAATTTTTAAGACCATATTTTGAGTGAGCCCCGAGAGGCTTCGATCTGGTCCCCATAACCGGGTCTCGTGATCCGGAGGGTACCGGCGGCCCCTGTCGCTCGTAGAAACGGGGTCTCTCTCGCGGTCCGTAGGAGCGGGAGGGGGATGAAGGCAGGGACTGACCGCCTGGAGGCTGTGGTCAGATACGAGTCACTTGGGGCTCATGGCTTTTTTCGCTGAGAGGGAAGAGCTGTTCGTCAAGAGCTGAGTGAAACGCGTCCGCGTCAGGTTCAAGACATGATTCAGATCAGGTTTGACTTTATTCGGAATCTTCATTCTGCCGATATCACAATTTTTTTTGCGTGAGGCGCTTTTCCCCCCTTGACAGGTCAGCCCTTCTAACTATATTCCCCGATGAGTCCCAAGAGGTTCGATTCGATCTGAGGTGATGCGGGACTCCTGAAGCTGTGGAAAGATGAATTCCTTGTCCGAGCGAAGCGGCGGGCGGGGGGCAGCTGAGGGGAACCGGTCACCGTGAAGGAAAGGTCGGACAGGATCACTTGGGACTTATTCTTTTTCCCTTACCCTCCCGTAGCGCCCCCCATACCTCGATTTGGTTGGACGAGAACTGTGCCTCTGGGAATCGATCCTGGTCAGGCGAGGATGGCGCGAAGGGCTGCCTCCAGGGTGGGATGCGTGAATTTGTAGCCCGTTTCCTGGATCTGCTTGGGGATGATCCGCTGGCTGGCGAGCAAGACATCTGCGAATTCGCCCAGAAGCAGTTTGAGGCCGATGGCCGGCGCAGGGAGGAACGCGGGCCGGTGCAAGACATGGCCCAGCGTCTTGGTGAACTCCCGATTGCGGACCGGATTCGGGGCCGTGGCATTGACCGGGCCTTTCACGCTCGAATGTTCTATGGCATGAAGGATGATGCCGATCACATCGTCGATGGACACCCACGGCACCCACTGCTGCCCGTTCCCCACCGGTCCACCGAGCCCCAGCTTGAACGGGATAAGCATCTGCTTGAGCGCCCCGCCTTCGCGGCCGAGGACCATCCCGATCCGCAGCATCACGACTCGCACGTGGAATTCCTCGGCCCGTCGGGCCTCGGCTTCCCATGCCTGGCAGACTTCTGCAAGGAAGTCACTTCCCGGTCCGGATTCTTCAGTCAGCTCTTCCTCCCCCCGACTGCCGTAGT encodes the following:
- a CDS encoding class I SAM-dependent methyltransferase produces the protein MRKWLFARWYNKIMEKYEAYISQRKQALFAELPTTVMEIGPGTGANLGYLSQGCKWIGIEPNPYMHPQLREKAASHGVEAEFRVATAEGIDVDDASVDAVLCTLVLCSVRDPQQVLNEALRVLKPGGKFYFIEHVAAPQGTWLRRWQRVMRPIWSGFADGCRPDRETGAAIQNAGFRSVELEGFRVPFPPALPFVAPHVAGVAVK
- a CDS encoding MFS transporter, translating into MNPPAKEIRLGLKENWQQFSLLVLTVAFVGSLVGLETTVVPLIGEQEFGLASKTAIVSFIITFGVVKALCNFFAGYLSETWGRRGVLVIGWLIGLPVPFIIIYANAWFWIGVANVLLGINQAMTWSMTVTMKIDLVGPRQRGLAMGLNEFSGYFSVGITAWLTGEIAARYGLRPEPFYLGIGTAVAGLLVSLFFVRETIEHARYEARLRAAPSNPGTGNPEPQAKEKPSVKEIFSLTTWKERALSSCSLAGLVNNHNVGMSWGIYPLFFSSYGLGVAAIGVIRALYPAVWGLLQPITGPLSDRIGRKRLIVGGLIIQALAIWMTVLLPTYSWWIAAAVLQGLGTAMVYPVLLAAISDVAHPDWRATSLGVYRLWRDLGYAVGALLAGVVADLFGMAASIHVIAILSLLSAFVVAVRMYETLPARPLPSPDPSA
- a CDS encoding HD domain-containing protein, which codes for MDRTGSSTPKLSPRFDEALQYAFSLHATQVRKGTGIPYMAHLMSVAALVLEDGGDEDEAIAALLHDAVEDQGGPPTLEAIRRRFGERVARIVDGCTDSDTVPKRPWRQRKEQYLADIRHASPDVRRVSSADKLHNARAILADFRRVGDALWVRFNGDKEGTLWYYRSLVTAFRETGPGRIVEELDRIVTEIERLASP
- a CDS encoding TIGR01777 family oxidoreductase, whose protein sequence is MAATPTSVLVSGATGFIGRSLCAAIKERGVPFTAFSRRPDRAKSLLPGVKETYRWRPKLEPAPVAAIQGAGALVHLAGETVVGRWNKDRKQDIRDSRVVGTRHLVDAIAEAKSKPGVLVCASAVGYYGSRGEEELTEESGPGSDFLAEVCQAWEAEARRAEEFHVRVVMLRIGMVLGREGGALKQMLIPFKLGLGGPVGNGQQWVPWVSIDDVIGIILHAIEHSSVKGPVNATAPNPVRNREFTKTLGHVLHRPAFLPAPAIGLKLLLGEFADVLLASQRIIPKQIQETGYKFTHPTLEAALRAILA